One window of Camelina sativa cultivar DH55 chromosome 4, Cs, whole genome shotgun sequence genomic DNA carries:
- the LOC104781840 gene encoding 60S ribosomal protein L18a-2 — MGLFRFHQYQVVGRALPTEKDVQPKIYRMKLWATNEVRAKSKFWYFLRKLKKVKKSNGQMLAINEIYEKNPTTIKNFGIWLRYQSRTGYHNMYKEYRDTTLNGAVEQMYTEMASRHRVRFPCIQIIKTATVPAKLCKRESTKQFHNSKIKFPLVFRKVRPPSRKLKTTYKANKPNLFM; from the exons ATGGGTCTTTTCAGG TTTCACCAGTACCAGGTTGTCGGAAGAGCTCTCCCGACTGAGAAGGATGTGCAGCCTAAGATTTACCGGATGAAGCTCTGGGCCACTAACGAGGTCCGTGCTAAGTCCAAGTTTTGGTATTTCTTGAGGAAGCTGAAGAAGGTCAAGAAGAGCAATGGTCAGATGCTCGCCATCAACGAG ATCTATGAGAAGAACCCGACAACAATCAAGAACTTCGGTATCTGGTTGAGGTACCAGAGCAGAACTGGATACCACAACATGTACAAGGAGTACCGTGACACCACTCTCAACGGAGCTGTGGAACAGATGTACACCGAGATGGCTTCCCGTCACCGTGTCAGATTCCCTTGCATCCAGATCATTAAGACAGCCACTGTCCCCGCCAAGCTGTGCAAGAGAGAGAGCACCAAACAGTTCCACAACAGCAAGATCAAGTTCCCATTGGTGTTCCGCAAGGTTAGACCACCAAGCAGGAAGCTGAAGACGACTTACAAGGCCAACAAGCCCAACTTGTTCATGTAG
- the LOC104781842 gene encoding cytochrome P450 710A2-like, translated as MVLSVSIFASLSPYFVSALLLFLLIEQLSYLVKKRNLPGPLFVPPIIGNAVSLVRDPTSFWYKQSDTAGTSRGLSANYLIGKFIIYIRDTELSHQIFSNVRLDAFHPLGHPFGKQLFGDHSLIYLFGEDHKTVRRHLAPNFTPKALATYSDLQQLVMLRHLRQWEESFSGGSKPVSMRDFVRELNLETSQTVFVGPYLDKEARNTFRTDYNLFNVGSMALPINLPGFAFRKARRAVMNLEETLASCAGKSKTRMAKGEEPTCLIDFWMHAIVTEIESGNPPPVHSEDEAIGGLLFDFLFAAQDASTSSLLWAVAFLESDPEVLSKVREEVVKIWSPESGKLITADQLAEMKYTRAVAREVVRYRPPATMVPHIATNDFPLTESYTIPKGTIVFPSVFDSSFQGFIEPNRFDPDRFSEARQEDQVFKRNYLAFGWGAHQCVGQRYALNHLVLFIAMFSSLFDFKRLLSDGCDDIIYCPTISPKDGCTVFLSKRVTT; from the exons ATGGTTCTCTCGGTTTCCATATTTGCCTCTCTGTCACCATACTTTGTCTCTGCGTTACTTCTGTTCCTTCTCATCGAGCAACTCTCTTACCTTGTAAAGAAACGTAACCTCCCTGGCCCTCTATTTGTTCCTCCGATCATCGGAAACGCTGTTTCACTCGTCCGTGACCCGACTTCCTTCTGGTACAAGCAATCCGACACGGCGGGAACTTCCCGTGGCCTCTCTGCCAACTACCTCATAGGAAAATTCATCATCTACATCAGAGACACTGAGCTTTCCCATCAAATCTTCTCCAACGTTCGTCTCGATGCATTTCACCCTCTTGGACATCCTTTTGGCAAACAGCTCTTCGGTGATCACAGCCTCATCTACTTGTTTGGTGAGGATCACAAAACTGTTCGCCGTCACCTTGCTCCTAACTTCACCCCCAAGGCACTCGCAACCTACTCTGATCTCCAACAATTAGTTATGCTCCGTCATCTACGACAGTGGGAGGAAAGTTTCTCCGGTGGATCTAAGCCGGTGTCTATGCGAGATTTTGTCCGTGAACTCAAtcttgaaacttctcaaactgTTTTTGTCGGACCCTACCTTGACAAAGAAGCTAGGAACACGTTCCGTACTGATTATAATCTGTTCAATGTCGGATCAATGGCGCTCCCAATCAACCTCCCTGGCTTCGCGTTCAGAAAAGCTCGCCGGGCGGTGATGAACCTGGAAGAGACACTCGCCTCATGCGCCGGAAAATCCAAAACGAGGATGGCCAAAGGGGAGGAGCCGACATGCTTAATCGATTTTTGGATGCATGCGATTGTCACGGAGATAGAGTCCGGGAATCCGCCGCCGGTTCACTCGGAAGACGAAGCCATCGGCGGTTTGCTCTTCGATTTTCTCTTTGCCGCGCAAGATGCTTCCACGTCATCACTCCTTTGGGCGGTGGCGTTTCTTGAATCGGACCCGGAAGTGTTAAGCAAAGTGAGGGAGGAAGTGGTCAAGATTTGGTCGCCTGAGTCGGGGAAGCTAATCACGGCCGATCAGCTCGCCGAGATGAAGTACACGCGTGCTGTGGCGCGTGAGGTAGTGAGATACAGGCCACCGGCAACTATGGTGCCACACATCGCTACTAATGATTTCCCTCTCACGGAATCGTACACTATCCCAAAAGGTACAATTGTGTTTCCCTCGGTTTTTGACTCCTCGTTTCAAGGGTTTATTGAACCGAACCGGTTCGATCCGGACCGGTTTAGCGAGGCAAGGCAAGAG GATCAGGTGTTCAAACGTAACTATCTAGCTTTTGGATGGGGTGCGCACCAGTGCGTGGGCCAGCGTTACGCGTTGAACCACCTCGTGCTCTTCATAGCAATGTTCTCgtctttgtttgatttcaagAGGCTTCTATCGGACGGCTGCGATGACATCATATACTGCCCCACGATATCGCCAAAGGACGGATGCACGGTGTTCTTGTCTAAGCGAGTCACAACGTAA